The Juglans microcarpa x Juglans regia isolate MS1-56 chromosome 2D, Jm3101_v1.0, whole genome shotgun sequence DNA window TATGTAAACAAGATCTTATAACATTATCCTAAAGCATACTGCAAGATAATAGTTAAGCTGTTTTTTTGTGGATATATAAATTTCCGGAATATTTGAACCTACAGTTGTTCCTTAGCATATAGGGACTGCTTCCAGCTTTAAGAATCTGACTTGTCAAAAATTGATTCTTAACTGTACATATAGTTTCAGAGTCTTTACcttaatttgttcttgttaCATGCTTTCAGTGGCATTACGCTaaagcttttcttttcattcatctCATGAAAATTAACATCTTAACTTCTGACATTATGATTCTTTAATTTGATTTGCATGGACAGGCATTGGTCACACTTGCAGAAGAAATAGCTAAATCTTCCATTCCAGCGGGTTCAAGAAAGATTAATGGGAGATACATTCAATCTCATCTTCTTTCCCGTTTAGAAGGTATGCTCATGCCCATCTTCTTGCTTCATATTGACATATTTCTTCACTTCTAACCAAGTCCTGCCAATTTGATTTGGTGCTTTCTTTGATGGATGTGATGCGTGTATATCTACATACAAACATTTGTGCGTGCGTGCATGTGTGTTAGTGAAATGCGACTTATGAGATTCTTAGTCTCTGGTAGGCATGATGCACTTAATCACACAAATAACTTTCTTATGGTACCTCTACATGAATAACTCTCTACTGGGCTTTATTGAAGAATCTCCTGTCTTACTTGACTGTCTTACTCTGATAAGGTTTTAATATCAAGACTCAAGAGACCCACGAACTTATTTGAGATGATGGACAAACTCTTGAAACTTAAAGATATCACTTTGTTTCTATGGAAGAATTTCCTGTCTTATTTGACTGTCTAGGGAAGGGAGACAAATTGTACTCTTAATAATTTGGTTGCCTTTGTGTCTGTATAAAGCTGTACGTGAAAAGCTGAAGGAACAGATAAAGGATGTGGATGGTGCGCAATCCAAGGAGGTTTCCTTATTCTGGTGTGGCATGGCTGAGGTAAGCATGCTCTTAATACACACCTTGGATTTTTCTTCAAGGGGTGTCACTTATATTAGGTAatcaaaacatattaatttataatgacaCTGGCCACTTCAGTTCAAGATGAAGGTTGAGCTATAATCTTGAAATCTTATAAGATAAATATGCTTAGCCCTCTGTTCTGAATAAGTTACTTTTAGGATTGCTTAGCATGGAGCTTTGGTGTGATTCTAGAGCAATAGAGCTCTCTCCTTTTTAGCTCTATTAGCACACCTCCTACGCCTGTGAGAATAAAATAGAGAGGGTGGTTATCAAAACTTATTGTGGGTTTAGTAATTTGCcaaaaaaaagagaagttaAACCATAAAAATTTTATCAGGTTTCGGGGAGGACTTCTAAAATTCTATAAAGATGACCCgtttctttttaattcaaattaaaattgttaTGATCTACTGCAAAATTTTGCATTGtctattaaaagtaaaatttttaagaATGACGAGTGTGGCAACTGATCACATAGCTCAGAGATTGATTGctcaaaaaattcaaagtttAGGTGGACATTGCAAACAACCCAGTGGTTTAGGATCAAAAATGCAATTTGTTCCATTTATTTATGTAACTtggttaaaaatactaaatcattacAGGAAAGCAAATCTAATTGCAATCCAAATGTTTCTTATTTGGAATGaagaaaatcttcaattttcatTTGTGGATCAGAGTGTGCAAGTAATGGGAACCTTCGACGGATGGAGTCAAGGAGAGGACTTATCACCAGAATACACTGGTTCTTTCACCAAGTTCTCAGCAACGTTGATGCTAAGACCTGGAAGGTACCTTTCAACTGAGCCACACTTAAAACTCACTCCtgcatcttcatcatcttcttcttctgaacCGTCAATTTATGGTTTGAAGGTACGAAATCAAGTTCTTGGTGGATGGAGAGTGGCACCTATCCCCAGAATATCCTACCGTTGGTGAGGGACTAAtgaaaaataacttattaattgTGGAATAATTGCAGGTCTGCTGTTCTGGTCAATATTGCTAAATACAGAGTGACTTGACTGACCTCTTTTCTAGTTTGAGCCTTTTTTACTctgtttatataaaaaagtcTAGTAGTACACAAGCATAATAGAATCTGCTAAAATGCgaatgttgaaaaaaaaaagaagctcttgcatgagagagagagagagagagagagagagagagaggtgctTTGGAAGAGCAGAAGCAATCGACTCCAATAGGTGGCTTGTGAACATGCCACCCAAATgtttcaaaattctcatatcactCCCCAAACTTACCTAATTAACAACTTCATTTGCCGCTTGGAGGCAAACTTCTAGCGATCGTGATGTAAGACTGTAAGttgatggtttttcttttaCGTATAGAAGCCCTCTTATTTGTATGCattgttttttttctatattttctatgTATATCTCTTAAGCACATCTCATCtttatctttaatattttatctaattatcaGAGCGGTTGactttattcaaaattaaaaaaaaaatacaagcgtgattagaataaaatattgggTAGTGCTATTATGTCACTCAAGTTTGCTCACTTGGTGTGTCCCAGTACAAATTGTACGctctatttttcaaatattttttaagcaactttaaatgttttaaaaaaattaatatcttaatagtcacttctttatatataaattttaaaaaataaataatatatatgagcGGTCAAATTGAAAGGATAAATTTAGAGGgcatattatcattttcttaaaatattaccAACGTGAGATTTGCTTAATCGATATAATTAGCGCAAGATATCTACAAACAACTCCTCAAAGGTTATTTATGACTTCTACAACCATATGTTGACAAAATATGGTACGTAATATGTTTGGTAAATGTCACTCggcattttaaaattaaataataaggTGGTGTTATTACTCGTTGGTCCCTCCCGCGTTGATTAGAAGAATTTATAgataattggttttcaactgtGTCTATGAATAAATAACTGAAGGAAAATGATGCTTAGCGTCCACTTTATTTaaccaatattaataaaatttctcaattttttttttgtcatctagaaaaacttaaaattattgaaaatatatattaaaattgcTAATGAGTGTCAAATATGATAGTCAAATAGGGCTCTCCCTAAGGAAAAAAGTAGAACTCTTAAatctttattgaaaaaaaaaactgaatgatGGTGGAGTGTAGGAAATCTCGGGTCAATTGGTAATCAAACCTTTACTTACTGATATTTGTTAATTGAGAAGAACGCAAGCTGCACTGTGACGTTCCGACGTGCCAAAGTCACAAAATATACGACATTCAGCACCGTCCATACATGGGCAGTTCAATATGACAAGCTTTACATATAATACAACAATAatgtctatttatatatatatatatattttttttctactcAATAATGTCCATTTTCTATTTGTATATTAATCCATATATCTaatatatcttaattcaaaatgtAGGCTCGAAATATATCGCATGCCGCCACCATAATCACCACCTGCTCTTCCACAAGTCATCTAATCTCTGAAAATTATACTGTGGAATCATCATGAATCGTGCGTGCACCAAATGCCACCAACCATACCAATTATTTTACCTAAatactttcattttttctccATCCCATGCTAGccgcctatatatatatatatggtaggtgatttatataatttggtCTTCTCATCTATTGTGTTGTCTCCTATTTTTTACTAGgtgaatcaataaaaaaatacatccgATTGTAATGTTTTAGAATTATTGGTACAAACTGATCTAAAGTTTAAGGAGAGGTTTgtatagtgagttaagatgagatgatatgaaagttgaataaaatatcgttagaatattattttttaatattattattttttgaaatttaaaaaagttgaattgtttattatattttgtatgagaatttgataaagttataataattagataagatgaattgagagatTTCTTAATCCAAACCGCCAAACCAGGCCTAGAGctcatttgaattcaaatatgagatgaaatgagttgagatgatttgtgaatagtggtgagattgttgagttgagatgagatgaaatgaaatggtttttgaaaattttgtgtgtttggattaagaagtgagatgagatagttttaactttATGGAGATTTGATACATGTGGGTCCCAcatctaattataattttgttttataaattaacttttgCATTGTGCACTTATCACATGCACCACCCGCTACATGCATAGTGGAATTAAAAGTGCACGTAACATTGTGCGCCTCCAACCGTGAGCTCGATGACTGTTGGTGCCTTCTACTGCAGCGGGAATGGTCACTGATCCACGAAGGTTGTGCTCGCCGTGGCCCCGAGCCACGGTGGCCATGAACATAGAATTGATCCGTGAGGGGAAGGGCGGGTAGCGGGTGCACATTGTCATGCACCTAAAGAGGCCCTCCTCATGGCGTTTGTGGGCGGGTAGGGCCACCACTGGCCAACACTAGGATGACCGGTGTTTTTTGTCATTGGCAAAGTGTCCATCAACCGCCCAAGTGACTTAGTCACCGCCATCTTCCCCACCAATCATTTTCTGCTGAGGCTACTAGTGGCTATAACTGGACATATTGGTGTTTTCTATCGTCGATGTGATGGTCCTTGGCAACAGAAAGTGCTGGTGGGGAAGGACTCTGGATCTCGCTATGAGCTTCTCTCCCAAGAATGGAGGATCTCGCTACCCTCCGTACGCCACGAGCTTTTCACCCACAAAGTGGCTAAAGTGCTCCTCAGCCATGGAAGGCCCTCGCCACACCATCTCGCCATCCTCCCTAGTTCATAACATGCTTACTTGCTACCACGACCATTTTCTCACCTCACTACAGCTGGCAAGCTTCTTGCCCAGTGGACTCTATCACTACAAGAACTTCACTTTATTGTTAGTGAAGTGAgataattttcaatttgatgAAGTAAAACAAAGCGTTTGGATTGGAGAGTATCTCTCCGTACAAAGTGAGATatatctaaatccaaaccacgccataataaaaataaacttgcacaatgatataatttgatgtcatgatatattaaataaattttaaaataaagattattttaatattttatgtacaGTGTAAACTTCCCTTGTTTGGAagtttatgtttgtaatttttatctgTCGTTCTAGAGCGTATGtttttatgcatatataaatgatgtgtacatgtatatattatagaaagagaaatattttaatcacaaaagaattacacaaaagtaaatttataaattgatgtgatttgatgcagtacatcagattgtaaaattacttttagtataaagtagatctaacaaatcacatgaagttatgtcagtttgtgaatttatttttatataatctctttatgtaTATTGCAGTTCTCTTATAATGTAGCTCAAATAAGCTGGCTGCCATCCCATAAAAAGCCAAGTCCGTTTCTGAGCTGTTGCAACCCAAACCTGGGTTTTCCTCCGTCTGCTGATATGATTTTCCTCTCCTTTATACAAACCCCGCAAGTCTCTGACTCTCTTTCTACTCATTCTTGATTCTTGAATGGTGGAAACATCTCTTTCTTTCATGCACgttctccctcctctctctccgAGGGCAACTGCGCGTACGCCACACGCGTTGCCCTCCACttactcctcctcctcctttggTTCCTGCAAACAAGCCTGGTACTATCGCTGCCTTGGCCTCGACCCCTAAACCCGTCACCcacaccaacccccccccccccccccccccccccccccccccccccccccccccccccccccccctctgcCGCACCTCCGACACTCCCTCTAGGAAAAATCAACGTACGTATGTAGTTTAGTTCCATAATCCATTTGTGTCTTTGAAACCGGGGAAATTTAGAATccaaacagagaagaaaaagagagacgaataaaaaaaaacaggaaagagatgaagaagaacgTCATCTCGGAGAAGACGGTGTCGCAGAAGCCCAGGAAGATTAACAATGATATTCAAAGCGTGAAGGTTCAGAAGAATAACAGATTCTTGATCACAGTCAATGTTCTTGGGAGCGCAGGACCATTGAGGTTTGTGTGTATGAGAATGATCTTGTCGCTGGCGTCGTTGACACTGCTCTCAAGACCTATGCCCGTGAAGGCCGGCTTCCGGTTCTTGGTTCCGATGTCAATGATTTCGTTCTGTATTGCTCCGATGCGGGATTCGATGGTATTCATGTCACGTTTCCCCACTTCGTTAAAATCTCGGTTCTTTTGAGTTTTAATCGAATATTGCTCCTTTATGTTGTCCATTAGCGAACAATATGTTTGCCTTCAATGTATTGATGGACAAAGATTTCATAGAATTTATTGTTTAccatattatttcttaatagcCTATTATTTCCATATTTGCAACTTTTTTGTAGCTTTAAATCCGTGGGAATCGATAGGATCCCGAGGGGGAGGAACTTTGTGCTGTGCAAGAAGCAGAGGCAGCCACAGATGACAGAAGGGAGGTCGGAGATGATAGCTAAAAAGCGAAGTAGCAGCTGGAAAGCATGGCTTAACAAGCCCTTTGGCAAGAACATATTGTCTCACTAAGCCTGTACGACGTTTTGTCATAATCGGAGGATCTACTCTCTTACGTGGTTAGTGTTATAATTCCTATCTTTGATCGATTATTACGGTTGTGAATGTGCATGTGATCATAGCACAAGGCTTCTGACATACTAATGGCGTATGAAACAATCTAACTATTAGATTATGAGATTTACTATGCATAAGCGCCCATTGTTCAGTTTCACACTTTCacatctataacttttttataagataaaatggtattttttatagagtgagAGGGTATTTTTTATAGCGTGTGGAGTGTGAAGTGATGAGTagtaactgataaaaaaattttcttagaGAATATATTCCCTAGACCTTAGACTTTTGAATGCGTTGGCATCTTGATTTGCATATgatcactttattaattatattggCATCTCGTGGTTTCTTGTTCCATTGTTCCTTGTACTTTTGGCAAAGCAACGGTTTTGGTAATTCAATAGAACAACTCATTCCGAACATAATTGGGGGAGGTGGGCGATTAAAGAAGCACTTTAACttttgggaaaaaagaaaaaaagaactgacTTTTTTCTCAAAGACTCAAAATAGAGTCTCTAGTTTAAAGGACGTTGTGCGATCATGCACCAGAATCATGTCTTATTGTTGACGGCCGTGATTAATGGGGTTGTCTAAATGAGCCATGTCATGCACCTACCGGAACCACAAGTCAAACAAATCCAGGGcgacattaaaaattattacgGCCATTTTATCAAAATAGTTAGCTAGGGTCAAAGTGCTGTCAAAGTCCAAGTTaacactagctagctagtcacaTCATGCGTTACCAGAACCAATAtatatttcagaaaaataaaaagtaagtgCCTTTACGTTAACCTCAACCATGCTTGCCACCAATTAGCCAG harbors:
- the LOC121248840 gene encoding protein PTST, chloroplastic isoform X3 is translated as MDLGTARHCLDKHVTWFLRNSRTSGGENIHKLPYNVAGWNLRMGYQRLTYTHQSSTGKHPMARMSWRRYSMSVSLEESSSLKSDDYSSSDDAIEMPEEVLAQPLGSDEALVTLAEEIAKSSIPAGSRKINGRYIQSHLLSRLEAVREKLKEQIKDVDGAQSKEVSLFWCGMAESVQVMGTFDGWSQGEDLSPEYTGSFTKFSATLMLRPGRYEIKFLVDGEWHLSPEYPTVGEGLMKNNLLIVE
- the LOC121248840 gene encoding protein PTST, chloroplastic isoform X2, which produces MDLGTARHCLDKHVTWFLRNSRTSGGENIHKLPYNVAGWNLRMGYQRLTYTHQSSTGKHPMARMSWRRYSMSVSLEESSSLKSDDYSSSDDAIEMPEEVLAQPLGSDELYIKEDALVNFKSELAVMELEIQALVTLAEEIAKSSIPAGSRKINGRYIQSHLLSRLEAVREKLKEQIKDVDGAQSKEVSLFWCGMAESVQVMGTFDGWSQGEDLSPEYTGSFTKFSATLMLRPGRYEIKFLVDGEWHLSPEYPTVGEGLMKNNLLIVE